Proteins found in one Pseudomonadota bacterium genomic segment:
- a CDS encoding cache domain-containing protein: protein MATFKGKIGVSALLVVLAVTVLLYLAVIPSWAKRVREQAQDDVQRATALVGKIQSLRAYDLVALAQQIAQMRELVRVVRIPEEFPRRQEVFKEINAIDRLLREGGRKAHFFAVLDKTGAVVARDLSLEDMYGEKLPYASIKRALAGRATSDVWIMKDRMMRAAVAPLTDQGQVVGAVAIAYDFTTAEAREDAALVGTHVIYVMDNSVRASSFSVGQGEDAIKIKVLSKELTSAEGSAHQALAQGKPSKPFLMDDVQGSAYVAAVAPLPDEVWILGVQLSTRILDTGKRAEIIGGTSQHLVGMAVLANLDDRLAPVTRARYFVGLFGLLVLLAVFVVKWFVTRHFVDAEDRLELGVSEIISGNLDYTFDTFQEFEGLANALNVMLARLLGRPEPGESADDDQSWRADVIAVDAMPAVNVGVDVQRLAAEPEAAYYARIHGEYVAAREAAKLSVEGITLESLTQKLRANEAMLKARHKCHLVRFVVSSGSGRVSLQPIRIG, encoded by the coding sequence ATGGCGACCTTCAAGGGGAAGATCGGGGTCAGCGCGCTCCTGGTCGTGCTGGCCGTGACGGTGTTGCTCTATCTGGCGGTCATTCCGTCGTGGGCGAAGCGCGTCCGTGAGCAGGCCCAGGACGATGTTCAGCGCGCGACCGCGCTCGTGGGGAAGATCCAGAGCCTGCGCGCCTATGATCTCGTCGCGCTGGCGCAGCAGATCGCGCAGATGCGCGAGCTCGTCCGGGTGGTGCGGATCCCCGAGGAGTTCCCGCGGCGGCAGGAGGTCTTCAAGGAGATCAACGCGATCGACCGCCTGCTGCGCGAGGGTGGGCGGAAGGCGCACTTCTTCGCGGTCCTCGACAAGACCGGCGCCGTCGTTGCCCGCGATCTCAGCCTCGAGGATATGTACGGCGAGAAGCTGCCCTACGCGTCGATCAAACGGGCGCTCGCGGGTCGCGCGACGAGCGACGTTTGGATCATGAAGGATCGCATGATGCGCGCCGCAGTGGCGCCGCTGACGGATCAGGGTCAGGTCGTCGGCGCCGTCGCCATCGCCTATGACTTCACGACGGCCGAGGCGCGCGAGGACGCCGCGCTCGTCGGCACGCACGTCATTTACGTGATGGACAACAGCGTGCGCGCCTCGAGCTTTTCGGTCGGCCAGGGCGAGGATGCGATCAAGATCAAGGTCTTGAGCAAGGAGCTCACGAGCGCCGAAGGCAGCGCGCACCAGGCGCTCGCCCAGGGCAAGCCGAGCAAGCCCTTCCTGATGGACGACGTGCAAGGCAGCGCGTATGTGGCCGCGGTCGCGCCGCTGCCCGACGAGGTATGGATCCTCGGCGTGCAGCTCAGCACGCGGATCCTCGACACGGGAAAGCGAGCCGAGATCATCGGCGGGACGAGTCAGCATCTGGTCGGCATGGCGGTCCTGGCCAACCTCGACGATCGCCTGGCGCCCGTCACGCGCGCCCGCTATTTCGTCGGGCTCTTTGGCCTGCTCGTGCTGCTGGCGGTATTCGTCGTCAAGTGGTTCGTGACGCGCCACTTCGTCGACGCCGAGGATCGCTTGGAGCTCGGCGTGAGCGAGATCATCAGCGGCAACCTCGACTACACCTTCGACACCTTCCAGGAGTTCGAGGGGCTGGCCAATGCGCTCAACGTGATGTTGGCCCGCCTGCTCGGACGCCCAGAGCCGGGTGAGAGCGCCGACGACGACCAGTCCTGGCGCGCCGACGTCATCGCCGTCGATGCGATGCCGGCGGTTAACGTCGGTGTCGACGTCCAGCGGCTCGCCGCTGAGCCCGAGGCTGCCTACTACGCGCGCATCCACGGCGAGTATGTCGCGGCGCGCGAGGCCGCCAAGCTCTCCGTCGAGGGCATCACGCTCGAGAGCCTGACGCAGAAGCTGCGCGCCAACGAGGCGATGCTCAAGGCCAGGCATAAGTGTCATCTGGTGCGCTTCGTCGTCAGCTCGGGCAGCGGCCGCGTGAGCTTGCAGCCGATTCGCATCGGCTGA